TGCTCAACCGTAGATGCGCAGCATTTCGTTCAGATCGTCGAGCGTATTTGCTTCCGCCAGCGGTTTGTCCTGCCTCCAACGCTTCATTCGCGGGAACCTGAGGGCCACGCCTGATTTGTGACGGCTCGAGGCCTGAATGCCTTCAAACGCGATCTCAAACACATGGTGGGGCGTCACTTGCCGCACCGGACCAAAGCGTTGCTGCGTGTTTTTCCTGACCCAAGCAGTGATTTTGCGGAATTCGGCGTCAGTCAGTCCTGAATAAGCTTTTGTGAAAGGCACCAGATCATCGCCATTGCGTACAGCAAAGGTGAAATCGGTGAACAGGTTCGCGCGCCGACCGGAGCCGGACTGTGCATAAATCATGACGGCGTCTATGGTCAGTGGATCAAGTTTCCACTTCCACCAGTCGCCTTTCTTGCGGCCCGATAGGTAAGGGCTGTCCGCACGTTTCAACATGAGGCCTTCGGCGTTTTCGTCGCGTGCAGTGCTTCGTAGGCTGGCCAATGTGTCCCAATCCTCGAAGCGGTGCTGCGGTGATAGCTTGACCGGCGCATCTTCTGGTAGGTCAGCGCATGCCGCCTCAAGTAACGAACGGCGCTCTGCAAAAGGCAGCTGCCTGATGTCTTCTCCTTGCCATTCCAGCAGATCGTACGCATGCAACACAACCGGCGCTTCCGCTAATAGCTTCTTTGGCACCGTCTTGCGTCCGATCCGGGCTTGTAGCGCGTTGAAAGATGAGGGCTTCTCTTTATGAGCGGGCCAAACCAGAAGTTCACCATCCAAAACGGTCCCTGAAGGCAAGTGATCTATGGCGCTGACCAGTTCCGGAAAACGGTCGGTCATCAACTCCTCACCGCGTGACCAGACAAAGTAATCACCATCCCGAAGGATCAATTGACCTCTGATCCCATCCCACTTCCATTCCGCGCGCCAATCTTCAGGCTCTCCCAGCGGTTCGGGTCCGTCTTCGAGCGCGTGAGCGAGGTAGAAGGGGTAGGGACGCGAGGCGTCGGCACTTGCGTCCTCCGCCTCAATCAAGCTGTGCCACGTGTCGGTATCAGGGTGCCAGTTCCCCATCAAACGGTGCGCCATCTCAGGCTCGGGTTTACCGGTCGCCTGCGCCAAGGCACGGGTCATCAGTTTCTGGCTCACCCCCATGCGGAAACCGCCTGTGATCAGCTTATTGAAGACGAACCGCTCAGTGCCGCCAAGCTGTCGCCATGCCTGCAAAACGAATGCCTTCCGCGCATCATCGTCGACTTCGGAAAGGCTGCGCAGGTCGCTGATCCACTGCGACAGGGATTGGTTGCTGACCGCAGCATTCTCCGGCAGAACGAGGGCAATAGTCTCCGCCAAGTCACCGACGATGGCGTAGCTTTCCTCAAACAACCACAGCGGCACCTCACCGACTTCCGCAGCCCATTCCCGCAGGCGGGTCGCGGTTACAGCCCGCTTGGGGCGCCGACCGGAAAACAGCGCGACAGTCCAAAGCTTATCGTCATCCTCCGCCTCCACAAAATAGGCGGCAAGTGCTGCAACTTTGACAGTTGTTTTTGTGCTCTGATCAATGGCGTTAAAGAGGGCGGCAAAACGTTTCATGCGTCCTCCGACTGATCCAGAGATTCACCTTCGAACTGTGTCGGTACAACCTGAGCATTCCAACCGTTTTCGTTCAAGTATCGCATGAAGATATCAGTATAACCATGTGTTACATAAATATTTTCCGCGCCCGTCTTTTTGATGGCGGACAGAAGGCCATTCCAGTCGGCATGATCCGATATGATAAATCCGCGATCACCTGCACGGCGCCTGCGAATACCGCGCACAGCCATCCAGCCGCTGGCAAAAGCAGTCTCTTGCGGTCCGAACTTCCGCGCCCAAGCGCTGCCCATCGCCGAGGGTGGCGTGATGACGATTGCGCCGGGGTGGTCCTTGTGAACCAGTTCTGCATCTGCCTGAACTGTATCGGGTAATGTGATGCCTTGATCACGCATGATCCGGTTTGTGTGTTCAATCGCTGTATGGGTCAGGATCGGACCAATATTCGGGTCCAGCATTGTCATGAGCCGCTGCGCCTTGCCCAAGGCGTAAGCGCCCAGAAACGCGGTCTTTCCTTGCGCAGCACAACCGGCCCACCACGTGTTAATCTGTGCGGCAATGTCGCTTTGCGGTGCCCAGCGGAAAACAGGCAAACCAAAGGTACTTTCGGTGATAAAGTGGTGGCAGCGCACAGGCTCGAACGGGTCGCTTAGCCCGTCATCGATAACCTTGTAGTCGCCTGAAGCTACGAAAACCTCGCCTGCAACTTCTACCCTGATCTGCGCGGAGCCCGGCACATGGCCTGCCGGATGGAAGGAAACGAGGGCGTCACCGATCTTACGGACTTCTCCATATGCGATGCTCTCAGCCGAAATATCCCCAAGTCTGTGGCGCATAACAGGCAAAGCGATGTCAGTGGCAAGATATGTCCCCATCCCCCAACGTGCGTGATCCGCATGGCCGTGCGTAATCAGCGCACGGTCAACGGGCCGCCATGGATCAATATAGAAATCACCGGCGGGGCAGTAGATGCCTTTGTCTGTGAAGGTAAGAACGGGTGTGCGTGTCATGCCAGAAGAAGTAAGGCAGACTTGCGCTTTGCAAAGGGGTCAGGTTGTGACTGTACCCAGAAAATGCTGTTCGAGGCCGTCAAGAACAGGTACGCGAATGGCCTCTTGCTCCATCAGGATCTCATGTTCTGCGCCTTGAACCAGCTCAAGCCGCCCTCCGGTCCAATTCTCCATCCGTTCGTGGATCGGGGGCAGGGCGACAATGCGCTCGTTTGTGCCCAGCCACGTGAGTGAGGGCAGATTCGGAGCAGCGCGGCCGGCCAAGTGGTTGGTCTCCGCGAAGGCTTCGCGCAGCCAGACATAGCTTGGTCCACCAAGCGACAATTCGGGGTGAGCCTCCAGCTGATCCCGCATCATATCGAACATTTGGCGGTCAGTGGTAAGCATATTGTCTTCGAAAGGCGCTGCTATGACATAGGGTTCCTTGACCGTGCCCGGAGGCATGCCATGCCCTTTGCCGATCCGCGGCATGGCATGGGCCAAAGTTTTTGCCAGCACCCGCAGATGCGGTTTGACGTAAATGCCCCACATCGGGCCGGTAAATGCCGCAGCCTGAACGCCCATGCCTTCCATCACAGCCCGCAAGCCGATGCAGCCCCCCATAGAGTGCGCGAGCAGAAAGTAAGGACGCGGCAGATGCAGTGCGCGCGCGGCCCGCATCATCGCGGCCACGTCTTTTTGATAGTCGGTAAAGGCCTCTACATGCCCGATCAGCGGATCGGGGATCAGGCGGTCCGCAAGCCCTTGTCCGCGCCAGTCAACAGCCATAGTGGCCAATCCGCGTGCCGCAAGATCACGCGCTGTGACGCCATATTTTTCAATATATTCCGTGCGACCGGGAAACAGCAGCACGGTGCCTTTCGCCCCTTCGAGAGGCCAGTGACCGACCCTGATCCGTTTCTGATCAGAGGTGACCGCCCAATGCGCAACCCCGCCCTCGGGGCCGGGATGCACATCGGTAAACAGGGGGGCCGGTGTCAGGTCCATCAGGCCAGTACAGAAGCCAGCTTCATCGCCATGCCCATGTCACCGTCAACTTTCAGCTTGCCGGTCATAAAGGCGGAGGTGGCGTTCAATTCACCTTCAAGGATTTCACGGAAAGTGTCGGCATCTGCGCTCAACGTCACGTCGGCTTCTTCGTCTGCAGCACGGGCTCCGGTGGAGTCCATCATCACGGCACCTTCGCCTTCAATGTCAAACTTGGCTGTGCCGTCAAAATCGGCCCCCGCCAACTTTTCATTCAGTGCCACAACCGCCTGGTCAATAATATCGCTCATCGTACGCCCTTTTTGGCAAAATGGTGCCGGCACGTCTGGATTTGTGGCGGCAGCCTGTTACATTCACTGTTGTTATGCGCATCTTACCCGTCAACCTCAAACGTCACCTTACGGCACTCAGCGCCGCTGTGTTGCTATGCAGCACAGGTTTCGCGGATGCTGCGACGTCAGAACTCTTGCATAGGTTGAAAAATGCTGATCCGGCAGAGGCCGCCCGCCTGAACAAGGAAATCAAGCTTGAGTGGGCGAAATCCGGGTCTGCAGCGATGGACTTGCTTTTGCGGCGGGGACGCGAAGCGTTGACCGAGGAAGACTACGGTCTCGCTATTGAGCATCTCACGGCGCTCACGGATCACGCCCCCCGATTTGCCGAAGGGTTCCACGCCCGTGCAGAAGCGTATTTCCGGTCCGATCTTTACGGTCCTGCGCTGGATGATCTTGAAACAGTGCTTGCGCTAAACCCCGACCATTACGAAGCGATCTTTGGACTTGCAGTAATGTTTCAACAATTCGGTAATTTGCGGCAAGCTGCCAAACTTTATCGTCAGGTATTGGCCATCCATCCCAATCACGAGAATGCTGCAAAAGCGCTCAGCGGGCTGAAACGCGACGGCATTGGCCGCGAACTCTGATCGGGGACAGACGTGTCGAACCAAGGTAGGGTTGTGGCCGTTCTGGGCCCGACCAACACAGGCAAAACCA
The Sulfitobacter noctilucicola genome window above contains:
- a CDS encoding tetratricopeptide repeat protein, encoding MRILPVNLKRHLTALSAAVLLCSTGFADAATSELLHRLKNADPAEAARLNKEIKLEWAKSGSAAMDLLLRRGREALTEEDYGLAIEHLTALTDHAPRFAEGFHARAEAYFRSDLYGPALDDLETVLALNPDHYEAIFGLAVMFQQFGNLRQAAKLYRQVLAIHPNHENAAKALSGLKRDGIGREL
- a CDS encoding SCP2 sterol-binding domain-containing protein, yielding MSDIIDQAVVALNEKLAGADFDGTAKFDIEGEGAVMMDSTGARAADEEADVTLSADADTFREILEGELNATSAFMTGKLKVDGDMGMAMKLASVLA
- a CDS encoding ligase-associated DNA damage response exonuclease — encoded protein: MTRTPVLTFTDKGIYCPAGDFYIDPWRPVDRALITHGHADHARWGMGTYLATDIALPVMRHRLGDISAESIAYGEVRKIGDALVSFHPAGHVPGSAQIRVEVAGEVFVASGDYKVIDDGLSDPFEPVRCHHFITESTFGLPVFRWAPQSDIAAQINTWWAGCAAQGKTAFLGAYALGKAQRLMTMLDPNIGPILTHTAIEHTNRIMRDQGITLPDTVQADAELVHKDHPGAIVITPPSAMGSAWARKFGPQETAFASGWMAVRGIRRRRAGDRGFIISDHADWNGLLSAIKKTGAENIYVTHGYTDIFMRYLNENGWNAQVVPTQFEGESLDQSEDA
- a CDS encoding alpha/beta fold hydrolase; its protein translation is MDLTPAPLFTDVHPGPEGGVAHWAVTSDQKRIRVGHWPLEGAKGTVLLFPGRTEYIEKYGVTARDLAARGLATMAVDWRGQGLADRLIPDPLIGHVEAFTDYQKDVAAMMRAARALHLPRPYFLLAHSMGGCIGLRAVMEGMGVQAAAFTGPMWGIYVKPHLRVLAKTLAHAMPRIGKGHGMPPGTVKEPYVIAAPFEDNMLTTDRQMFDMMRDQLEAHPELSLGGPSYVWLREAFAETNHLAGRAAPNLPSLTWLGTNERIVALPPIHERMENWTGGRLELVQGAEHEILMEQEAIRVPVLDGLEQHFLGTVTT
- a CDS encoding ATP-dependent DNA ligase, which produces MKRFAALFNAIDQSTKTTVKVAALAAYFVEAEDDDKLWTVALFSGRRPKRAVTATRLREWAAEVGEVPLWLFEESYAIVGDLAETIALVLPENAAVSNQSLSQWISDLRSLSEVDDDARKAFVLQAWRQLGGTERFVFNKLITGGFRMGVSQKLMTRALAQATGKPEPEMAHRLMGNWHPDTDTWHSLIEAEDASADASRPYPFYLAHALEDGPEPLGEPEDWRAEWKWDGIRGQLILRDGDYFVWSRGEELMTDRFPELVSAIDHLPSGTVLDGELLVWPAHKEKPSSFNALQARIGRKTVPKKLLAEAPVVLHAYDLLEWQGEDIRQLPFAERRSLLEAACADLPEDAPVKLSPQHRFEDWDTLASLRSTARDENAEGLMLKRADSPYLSGRKKGDWWKWKLDPLTIDAVMIYAQSGSGRRANLFTDFTFAVRNGDDLVPFTKAYSGLTDAEFRKITAWVRKNTQQRFGPVRQVTPHHVFEIAFEGIQASSRHKSGVALRFPRMKRWRQDKPLAEANTLDDLNEMLRIYG